The genomic interval GAGGCGCCGCGGCAAGCAGAAGCCCTCGTCTCCCAGCCGTTCGACATCGAGAACGGGCCGCTGCTGCGGCTCACCGTGCTCCGGTCAGGTCCGGAGACGCACTTCCTCGTGTTCTCGGCGCATCTCCTGGTGGCCGATGGATGTTCGCTGCAGGTCTTCTTCGAGGAGCTGGCCATCGCCTACCGCGCGGCGGTCCTCGGTGAGCCCGCCGGGTTGCCCGAGCTGCCCGTGCGGTACACGGACTGGGCGGAGTGGCAGCGGGAGCAGCTCACCGACTCGCGCCGCGCGGAGTTGTCACGCTGGTGGCGCCAGCGGCTGTCCGGGCTCCCGCTGATGCTGGACCTCGTCCCGCCCCGCCGCGCGCTGGGACGGGGACGGCGCATGCATCATGTTCTCCCCACCGAGGTCACCGCCGCGGTGCGCGCGTTCGCGAGTGCCGAGCGTCAGACCGTCTTCACGGTCCTGGCCGCCGCCTGCGGGGTCGTGCTCGGACACGCCGCGAGCAGGCAGCAGGTGCTGCTCGGTCTGGCCGTGGCCAACCGCGACCCGCCCGAGATCGAGCGGGTGCTCGGGTTCTTCGTCAACACCGTCGCGCTGCGGATCGACCTGAGCGGCGACCCGGACTTCCGCGAGCTGCTCGTGAGGGTGGCCGGGACACTGGCCGCGTCCTACGCGCACAAGGATTTGCCCTTCGAGCAGCTCGTCGCCGAGCTCGCTCCACCGAGAGATCCCACCCGGTCGCCGATCGTCCAGGTCAACTTCGCCCATCACCCGCTGGGAACGATCGGCGCGCTGGAGCTGCACGGCTGCTCGGTGAAGGAACACCTGCTGGACTTCGCCACCGCCAAATTCGAGCTCACCGTTCGTGTCGAGGAGACCCCCGACGGCACGAGCATCGTCTGGGCCGAGTTCGACGAGAGCATGTTCGACACCGGCTTCGTCGACGGCCTGCTGTCGGCCTACGAGGAGGTCCTGCGCGCCGCCGCACCCGGTGTGCCGGTGTCCCGCCTGCTGCCCGCGCGCTCCGCCACCGAGCGGGCCCTCACCCGGATCTTCTCCGACGTGCTGGGGCTCGAGGCCGTCGGCCCGTACGACGACTTCTTCCGCCTCGGCGGCCATTCCCTGCAGCTGATCGACATCGCGGTCCGGGTACGTGCCGAGCTCGGACCTCACATCGGGCTGCGCGACCTGTACGCAAACCCGACGGTGGCAGGGGCCGCCGCACTTCTCGAACCCTCAGGAGCGTCACGATGACCGATTCCTATCCACTGCCCAAGGACTGGCGGTGCCCGCTGGACCCTCCGGCCGCGTACAAGCAGCTCAGGAAGGAGGCGCCGATGACTCGCGTCCGGGTGTGGGACGGCAGCACGCCCTGGCTGATCACCCGCTACGACCACGCCACCGAGGCCCTCGGAGACCCTCGGCTGAGCCTGGACTTCAGGCTGCCGGGCTTCCCGCACACGTCGCCCTCATCGGCGGCCCGGCTGGAGCGGACCCTTCCCTTCCCCTTCCGCCCCGATTCGGAGTACCGGGTCCAGCGGGCCATGCTCGTGCAGGAGTTCTCGCCGCGGCGGATGGAGACCCTGCGGCCGCGGATCCAGAGCATCGTCGACGAGACGCTCGACACGATGCTGGCCGGGCCGCGGCCGGTCGACCTGCTGGCGGCCTTCGCGCTCCCCATGGCCATCCGCGTCATCTGCGAGCTGCTCGGCGTTTCCTACGACGACTACGTGTACCTGCACGGCCTCAGCTGCACGATCGGCTCCCGCGACTCGACGAAGGATGCAGCCGGAAGGGCGCTGGACGAGATGGAGGGCTATTTCCAACGTCTGGTGGAGGAGAACGTGCGCAACCCCAGCGACACGCTCATCGGCCGCATCGCGGCCGAGCACGTGCGGCGGGGAACGCTGAGCGCGCAGGACGCGGCCGCCATGTTCCAGATGCTGTTCCACGCCGGGCACGGACCCACTGCGTACATGATCTGCATGGGCACGATGGCGCTGTTGCTCCACCCGGAGCAGCTCGGCGAGCTGCGTGCGATCGCGGATGAGCCCTCCAAGCTCTCCGCGGCCGTCCAGGAGCTCCTGCGCTACGTCACCGTCTCGAACAGCGGAAGACAACGCGTCGCCACGGAGGACATCACCCTGGGCGGCCAGCTCATCCGCGCCGGTGAGGGTGTGCTCGTCCAGACGGATTCGGCCAACCGCGATGAGACGGTCTTCCCCGACCCGGACCGCATGGACATCCACCGCCCGCCGCACCGCAACCTCGCCCTCGGCCATGGAATCCACCTGTGCACGGGACGCGCGCTCGCACTGATCGAGCTCGAGGTGGTGTTCCGCACGCTGTTCCAGCGCGTCCCCACCCTGCGGCTGGCCGTGCCCGTCGAGGACATCCCCTTCAAGCAGAACGACAACCTGCTCGGCGTGCACGAGATGCCGGTCACCTGGTAGCCCGGCCCCACGGCGCCGGAAATGGCTCCGCCTCTGTTTTCTCGCTGCGATTTCACGGGGAGGCTTCATGGGGAGCTCCCCGGGTGGAAACAGTGGCACCCCAACATTTCTCAGTTTCACTGAAAATAATTACGCTTGCTGTGTCCCGTCCCGGTGGGTTCGTCCGCCGAACGGAGCAGGGGTGAGCGGACATGAGTGCTCGAAACCAATCGTTGCGTGCGAAGTGGCTGGCGCCGCTGGTGGCGTGCGTGTTGGTGGCCTGCGGTGACGCACCAAAGGTCAACGTGGGCTCCGGCTCCGGCTCGGACGGGACGGTCGAGTCGCCACCGGACTCCGGAACGACTCCGATAGGAACGGATGCGGGCTCGGGCTCCGGCTCGGGCAGCGGTGACGCGGGGAGCGTCGATTCCGGCACATGCCCTGGTGCAGCCACCTGCCCGGGCGCGGACGCGGGCACGGCCGATGCCGGAAGCGACACCGATT from Archangium lipolyticum carries:
- a CDS encoding condensation domain-containing protein; protein product: MTIACPMSFAQQRLCFLHWLDPSGFAQSTARCFRVTGPLDTTALSAAVDVLVARHESLRTVFPLGTHQHVLPDGRGHLHVLDVADESEAPRQAEALVSQPFDIENGPLLRLTVLRSGPETHFLVFSAHLLVADGCSLQVFFEELAIAYRAAVLGEPAGLPELPVRYTDWAEWQREQLTDSRRAELSRWWRQRLSGLPLMLDLVPPRRALGRGRRMHHVLPTEVTAAVRAFASAERQTVFTVLAAACGVVLGHAASRQQVLLGLAVANRDPPEIERVLGFFVNTVALRIDLSGDPDFRELLVRVAGTLAASYAHKDLPFEQLVAELAPPRDPTRSPIVQVNFAHHPLGTIGALELHGCSVKEHLLDFATAKFELTVRVEETPDGTSIVWAEFDESMFDTGFVDGLLSAYEEVLRAAAPGVPVSRLLPARSATERALTRIFSDVLGLEAVGPYDDFFRLGGHSLQLIDIAVRVRAELGPHIGLRDLYANPTVAGAAALLEPSGASR
- a CDS encoding cytochrome P450, with translation MTDSYPLPKDWRCPLDPPAAYKQLRKEAPMTRVRVWDGSTPWLITRYDHATEALGDPRLSLDFRLPGFPHTSPSSAARLERTLPFPFRPDSEYRVQRAMLVQEFSPRRMETLRPRIQSIVDETLDTMLAGPRPVDLLAAFALPMAIRVICELLGVSYDDYVYLHGLSCTIGSRDSTKDAAGRALDEMEGYFQRLVEENVRNPSDTLIGRIAAEHVRRGTLSAQDAAAMFQMLFHAGHGPTAYMICMGTMALLLHPEQLGELRAIADEPSKLSAAVQELLRYVTVSNSGRQRVATEDITLGGQLIRAGEGVLVQTDSANRDETVFPDPDRMDIHRPPHRNLALGHGIHLCTGRALALIELEVVFRTLFQRVPTLRLAVPVEDIPFKQNDNLLGVHEMPVTW